The following are encoded together in the Pseudomonadota bacterium genome:
- the gatA gene encoding Asp-tRNA(Asn)/Glu-tRNA(Gln) amidotransferase subunit GatA, whose protein sequence is MGPTDLTIAEARDQLQARTLGAVELAEAHLQAMAEARVLNAFVTETPERARADAKAAEARLAKGEARALEGIPLGIKDLFCTKGILTTAGSHILDGFKPPYESTVTQQLWQAGAVMLGKLNMDEFAMGSSNMTSYYGPVRNPWSRAGDNRPLVPGGSSGGSAAAVAARIVMGATATDTGGSIRQPASFTGTVGVKPTYGRCSRWGIVAFASSLDQAGPIARTVKDAAILLGVMAGHDPKDSTSAHAPVPDFEAALARGVRGLRIGIPKEYRIDGMNEAIDAIWRSGIDWLEAAGATTLEVSLPHTKYALPTYYVIAPAEASSNLARYDGVRFGLRVPGKTLDEMYENTRAEGFGKEVRRRIMIGTYVLSAGYYDAYYLRAQRVRQLIARDFTEAYKNVDLILTPTAPTDAFAIGEKMDDPVAMYLNDVFTVPSSLAGLPGISVPCGLSAGGLPLGLQVLGRAFDEETLFAAARVLEDAAGFGARP, encoded by the coding sequence ATGGGCCCGACCGATCTCACCATCGCCGAAGCGCGGGATCAGCTGCAGGCCCGCACGCTGGGTGCTGTCGAGCTCGCGGAGGCGCATCTGCAGGCGATGGCAGAGGCGCGGGTGCTGAACGCCTTCGTGACCGAGACGCCGGAGCGGGCGCGGGCCGACGCGAAAGCCGCCGAGGCGCGGCTGGCGAAGGGCGAAGCGCGGGCGCTCGAGGGCATTCCCCTCGGCATCAAGGATCTCTTCTGTACCAAGGGCATTCTGACGACCGCCGGCAGCCATATCCTCGACGGCTTCAAGCCGCCCTACGAGTCGACGGTGACCCAGCAGCTCTGGCAGGCGGGCGCGGTGATGCTGGGCAAGCTCAACATGGACGAGTTCGCCATGGGCTCCTCCAACATGACGAGCTATTACGGGCCGGTCAGGAACCCCTGGAGCCGGGCGGGCGACAATCGTCCGCTGGTCCCCGGCGGCTCCTCCGGCGGCTCGGCCGCGGCGGTGGCGGCCCGCATCGTCATGGGGGCGACCGCGACCGATACCGGCGGATCGATCCGCCAGCCCGCCTCCTTCACCGGCACGGTCGGAGTCAAGCCGACCTATGGCCGCTGCTCGCGCTGGGGCATCGTCGCCTTCGCCTCCTCCTTGGACCAGGCCGGACCGATCGCCCGCACCGTCAAGGACGCCGCCATACTCCTCGGCGTCATGGCCGGCCACGACCCCAAGGATTCGACCTCGGCCCACGCGCCGGTGCCCGACTTCGAGGCGGCGCTGGCGCGCGGCGTCAGAGGACTTAGAATCGGGATCCCGAAGGAATATCGGATCGACGGCATGAACGAGGCGATCGACGCGATCTGGCGGAGCGGCATCGATTGGCTTGAGGCGGCCGGCGCCACCACGCTCGAGGTGTCGTTGCCGCACACCAAATACGCGCTGCCCACCTACTACGTGATCGCGCCGGCGGAGGCGTCTTCAAATCTCGCCCGCTATGACGGCGTTCGCTTCGGCCTGCGCGTTCCGGGCAAGACGCTCGACGAGATGTACGAGAACACCCGCGCCGAGGGTTTCGGCAAAGAAGTGCGCCGGCGCATCATGATCGGCACCTATGTGCTGTCGGCGGGCTACTACGATGCCTACTATCTGCGCGCCCAGCGCGTGCGCCAGCTGATCGCGCGCGACTTCACCGAGGCCTACAAGAATGTCGACCTCATCCTGACGCCGACGGCGCCGACCGACGCGTTTGCCATCGGCGAGAAGATGGACGATCCGGTCGCCATGTATCTGAACGACGTGTTCACGGTTCCATCCAGCCTCGCGGGCTTGCCGGGCATCTCGGTGCCTTGCGGCCTTTCCGCCGGCGGGTTGCCCTTGGGCCTGCAGGTGCTGGGTCGTGCCTTCGATGAGGAGACGCTGTTCGCCGCCGCCCGCGTGCTCGAGGACGCCGCCGGCTTCGGGGCCAGGCCATGA
- the ruvX gene encoding Holliday junction resolvase RuvX, translated as MAIRNPADLKPLLKPGQRILGLDVGTKTIGLALSDSSHTVATPVTTIKRRKFQADAAALAEVIAERQVGALIIGLPLNMDGSEGPRCQSVRQFARNLLERADLEIAFWDERLSTAAVTRTLIDADASRQRRAELVDKLAAAYILQGALDALKRS; from the coding sequence ATGGCGATCCGCAACCCCGCCGACCTCAAGCCATTGTTGAAGCCGGGCCAACGCATCCTAGGCCTGGACGTAGGCACGAAAACCATCGGGCTGGCGCTATCGGACAGCTCGCACACCGTGGCAACGCCCGTCACCACCATCAAGCGCCGCAAATTCCAGGCCGATGCGGCAGCGCTGGCCGAGGTGATCGCCGAGCGCCAGGTCGGCGCGTTGATCATCGGTTTGCCGCTCAACATGGACGGATCGGAAGGACCGCGCTGCCAGTCGGTACGCCAGTTCGCGCGCAACCTCTTGGAGCGCGCCGATCTGGAGATCGCCTTCTGGGACGAGCGCCTGTCGACCGCGGCGGTGACCCGCACCTTGATCGATGCCGACGCCTCGCGCCAACGCCGCGCCGAGCTGGTCGACAAGCTCGCCGCCGCCTACATCCTGCAGGGAGCGCTCGATGCCCTCAAGCGAAGCTGA
- the gatB gene encoding Asp-tRNA(Asn)/Glu-tRNA(Gln) amidotransferase subunit GatB: MSLFKGETGEWEVVIGLEVHAQVISKSKLFSAAATEFGAEPNTQVSFVDAAFPGMLPVINRTCIEQAVKSGLGINGEVNEISVFDRKNYFYADLPPGYQISQYSRPIVSGGHLLLDMPDGSPRRIGITRLHLEQDAGKSLHDQHPSLSYIDLNRAGVALMEIVSEPDLRTAEEAGLYIKKLRSILRYLGTCDGNMEEGSLRCDCNVSVRRPGAALGTRTETKNVNSVRYVMQAIEYETRRQVEVLESGGAIKQETRLFDPGKGETRPMRSKEHAHDYRYFPDPDLLPLELDRGWIEAMRRSLPELPDEKKARFVRQYGLTDYAASVLVAEREQADYYEQNNRPILKAVGGMSLDVDKVFRSGSDYTVINDVPNKDWVISTSTATANVVTSEIFGLMNRKAIPITHETIQRLDIIGLEKLKYDGTISGRIAKEVFEAMVETGKPASAIVEEKGLQQVSDTGALEAAVADVMAKNADKVAEYRSGKEKLFGFFVGQVMKATGGKANPGVVNQILKAKLAG; encoded by the coding sequence ATGAGCCTCTTCAAAGGCGAGACCGGAGAATGGGAGGTCGTCATCGGGCTCGAGGTGCATGCCCAGGTGATCTCCAAGTCGAAGCTGTTCTCCGCCGCGGCCACCGAGTTCGGCGCCGAGCCCAACACCCAGGTGAGCTTCGTCGATGCCGCCTTTCCCGGCATGCTCCCGGTGATCAATCGCACGTGCATCGAGCAGGCGGTCAAGAGCGGGCTTGGCATCAACGGCGAGGTCAACGAGATTTCAGTCTTCGACCGCAAAAACTACTTTTATGCCGATCTGCCGCCCGGCTATCAGATCTCCCAGTATTCGCGCCCCATCGTCAGCGGCGGGCATCTCCTCCTCGACATGCCCGACGGCTCGCCCCGGCGCATCGGCATCACGCGCCTGCATCTGGAGCAGGATGCCGGCAAGAGCCTGCACGACCAGCATCCGAGCCTGAGCTACATCGACCTGAACCGCGCCGGTGTGGCCTTGATGGAGATCGTCTCCGAGCCGGATCTGCGCACGGCCGAGGAGGCTGGGCTCTACATCAAGAAGCTGCGCTCGATCCTGCGCTACCTCGGCACCTGCGACGGCAACATGGAGGAGGGGAGCCTGCGCTGCGACTGCAACGTCTCGGTCAGGCGTCCCGGCGCCGCGCTCGGCACCCGCACCGAGACCAAGAACGTGAACTCGGTCCGCTACGTCATGCAGGCGATCGAGTACGAGACGCGCCGCCAGGTCGAGGTGCTCGAATCCGGCGGTGCCATCAAGCAGGAAACCCGGCTCTTCGACCCGGGCAAGGGCGAGACCAGGCCGATGCGCTCCAAGGAGCACGCCCACGACTATCGATATTTCCCCGATCCGGACCTGCTGCCGCTCGAGCTCGACCGCGGCTGGATCGAAGCGATGCGCCGGTCCCTGCCGGAGCTGCCGGACGAGAAGAAGGCGCGCTTCGTCAGGCAATATGGATTGACCGACTACGCGGCGTCTGTACTCGTGGCGGAGCGCGAACAAGCGGACTACTACGAGCAGAACAATCGGCCGATTCTTAAGGCAGTTGGTGGTATGTCTCTCGACGTCGATAAGGTATTCAGGTCGGGATCAGATTATACGGTCATAAATGACGTACCGAACAAAGATTGGGTCATATCAACTAGCACTGCGACAGCGAATGTCGTCACATCTGAAATATTTGGGTTGATGAATCGCAAAGCGATTCCAATCACGCATGAGACGATCCAGCGGTTGGATATCATTGGCCTCGAAAAGCTGAAGTACGACGGAACCATCTCCGGGCGGATCGCCAAGGAGGTGTTCGAGGCCATGGTCGAGACCGGCAAGCCTGCTTCGGCGATCGTCGAGGAGAAGGGCCTCCAGCAGGTCTCCGATACGGGCGCGCTCGAAGCGGCCGTCGCCGATGTCATGGCGAAGAACGCCGACAAGGTGGCGGAATATCGCTCCGGCAAGGAGAAACTGTTCGGCTTCTTCGTGGGCCAGGTGATGAAGGCAACCGGCGGCAAGGCCAATCCGGGCGTGGTCAACCAGATCCTGAAGGCCAAGC
- the gatC gene encoding Asp-tRNA(Asn)/Glu-tRNA(Gln) amidotransferase subunit GatC, producing the protein MPLDKATVRNVATLARIRVADAELEHLAGELDHVLKWIEQLNEVDVSGVEPMTSVVAMKPTLRQDAVADGGKPEQILANAPEATQGFFVVPKVLE; encoded by the coding sequence ATGCCCCTCGATAAAGCCACCGTCCGCAACGTCGCGACGCTAGCGCGCATTCGCGTGGCCGATGCGGAGCTCGAGCATTTGGCCGGCGAGCTCGACCATGTCCTGAAGTGGATCGAGCAGCTAAACGAGGTCGATGTGAGCGGCGTCGAGCCGATGACCAGCGTCGTCGCCATGAAGCCGACGCTGCGCCAGGACGCGGTCGCCGATGGCGGCAAGCCCGAGCAGATCCTGGCCAACGCGCCGGAGGCGACGCAAGGCTTCTTCGTCGTGCCCAAGGTTCTCGAGTGA